From one Gossypium hirsutum isolate 1008001.06 chromosome D08, Gossypium_hirsutum_v2.1, whole genome shotgun sequence genomic stretch:
- the LOC107932848 gene encoding LOW QUALITY PROTEIN: cytidine deaminase 1 (The sequence of the model RefSeq protein was modified relative to this genomic sequence to represent the inferred CDS: inserted 2 bases in 1 codon; substituted 3 bases at 3 genomic stop codons), which translates to MDRSRFVIDAVEAEQMAKQSGKTVLQLLPSLVKSAQSVARPPISKYHVGAVGIGSSGRIFFGANLEFPGLPLNHSVHAEQFLITNLSLNAEPRLKYIAVSAAPCGHCRQFFQELRGAPDVKMLITSSDDEKENXNKQHLXXXRPRIYPFVSFLPHRFGPDDLLGKDAPLLLEPRRNGLSFTSDGCENDELKHAALDAANMSYAPYSGCPSGVALIDVEGKIYKGSYMESAAYNPSLPPVQAAIVAYVASGGGGGYERIVRAVLVEKSDAVIKQEHTARLLLQCISPKCEVKVFSV; encoded by the exons ATGGATCGATCCAGATTCGTAATCGACGCCGTCGAAGCCGAGCAAATGGCCAAACAATCAGGCAAGACGGTGCTCCAACTCCTTCCTTCTTTGGTCAAATCAGCCCAGTCCGTAGCCCGCCCGCCGATCTCGAAGTACCACGTCGGGGCAGTCGGGATCGGGTCATCCGGTCGGATCTTTTTCGGAGCCAATTTAGAATTCCCGGGCTTGCCCCTCAACCATTCCGTCCACGCTGAGCAGTTCCTTATCACCAACCTTTCCCTCAATGCAGAGCCGCGTCTTAAATACATCGCCGTCTCCGCCGCTCCTTGCGGCCATTGCCGCCAGTTTTTCCAAGAGCTCCGCGGTGCTCCCGATGTCAAGATGCTCATAACTTCCTCCGATGatgaaaaggaaaa aaataagCAACACTTGTAATGATAAAGACCAAGAATTTACCCCTTTGTCTCATTTTTACCTCACAGGTTCGGCCCCGATGATTTGCTAGGAAAAGATGCTCCTCTCCTCCTCGAGCCTCGCCGGAACGGCTTGTCGTTTACCTCCGACGGCTGCGAGAACGACGAGTTAAAACACGCGGCTCTCGATGCCGCGAACATGTCGTACGCACCTTACAGCGGGTGTCCATCCGGAGTGGCGTTGATAGACGTTGAAGGGAAGATATACAAAGGGTCTTACATGGAATCCGCCGCTTACAACCCGAGTCTACCGCCGGTTCAGGCGGCAATAGTCGCTTATGTAGCCAGCGGCGGCGGAGGAGGGTACGAGAGGATCGTCAGAGCAGTTTTGGTGGAAAAATCCGACGCCGTTATCAAACAAGAACACACTGCAAGGCTACTTTTACAGTGCATTTCACCAAAATGTGAAGTCAAGGTGTTTTCAGTGTAA